The Shewanella sp. MTB7 genome includes a window with the following:
- a CDS encoding parallel beta-helix domain-containing protein: MFNKKPSWLLPSIVASAVALSLSGCSSDDDEPVVEEPVVTPTPDPAPSFPEGAIMIEDGENLTIRIQEALINAQSNDVIVLPKGNFKIASTLLFDGDVDGDGSMAKNITIMGYGMDETVLDFSESLTGDGIFVQNAVNIIIQDLSVNEAKNNGIKLKNTNGIILRRLATVWEGELDEDNGAYGLYPVECENILIEDTYVRGSADAGIYVGQSEYIVVRRNIAKENVAGIEIENSKYADVYDNEAMGNTGGILVFDLPINNHRYGSSVRIFNNKIYDNNTKNFANASANPAGVHIVPPGTGMIILATDDVEIFNNEITNHDTMGVAITSFFIAEPDMNAFVANYGQADQPIEDGWRPTPRNIYLHDNVITGYGKKPNGYLIDDIIKAYLFTHGEFPGVLYDGLGEMLSNNGTAAYLGLQEMPFAEDGSDNVCSTNNGDVSFGRLFANDNTDPSIPDVLYETTQDNIMKCAQLSLPVHTVTFGDQIFGCGVDDDVAGCDGGILVGGGGTIGEGEGGLDGDGDLALCETTGDQVNWDALLGANCPKLSDYNLFADESNPTTGANSGGLPYDMNTQLFTDYSSKYRFVFVPEGKIANYTENESMDFPVGTVLSKTFALPANTDERGIDNEDMIETRLLIRRATGWSALPYVYNSEQSDATLTKAGAIQGKQVIHNGETLDFDYVVPSMNQCKQCHQLKATPDTPAVFVPIGPKARHLNKDYAYAEGTINQLMKWQSSGILQGVPDVTTINTVPSYSDADELNVATLSDEMLMDTAKGYLDVNCAHCHRPEGNASNTGLNLEYWREYGDGFAHGTCKSPVAYGGGSLGYDVVPGSPESSILHFRMDTNAPGDRMPEIGRSLTHGEGTALIHEWIRRLPLASCSE; encoded by the coding sequence ATGTTCAACAAGAAACCATCATGGTTACTGCCCTCAATTGTGGCCAGTGCCGTCGCGTTAAGTCTAAGCGGATGTTCATCCGATGATGACGAGCCCGTTGTAGAGGAGCCCGTCGTTACCCCGACTCCCGATCCAGCTCCAAGCTTCCCTGAGGGAGCCATCATGATCGAAGATGGAGAAAATCTAACCATCCGAATTCAGGAAGCCTTAATCAACGCCCAGAGCAATGATGTCATCGTGTTGCCTAAAGGTAATTTTAAAATAGCATCAACTCTCCTATTCGACGGGGATGTCGATGGCGATGGCTCCATGGCAAAAAATATCACCATTATGGGATATGGCATGGATGAGACCGTTTTAGACTTCTCAGAATCCCTCACTGGCGATGGTATCTTCGTCCAAAATGCCGTTAACATCATCATTCAAGATCTCTCTGTTAATGAAGCCAAAAATAACGGCATTAAACTTAAGAATACTAACGGGATCATACTCAGACGTTTAGCGACAGTCTGGGAAGGTGAGCTCGATGAAGATAATGGTGCATATGGTCTCTACCCCGTTGAATGTGAAAATATTCTCATCGAAGATACCTATGTCCGTGGTAGTGCCGATGCGGGTATCTATGTCGGACAATCTGAGTATATTGTGGTTCGCCGCAATATTGCCAAAGAGAACGTTGCCGGTATTGAGATTGAAAACTCAAAGTATGCTGATGTCTATGATAACGAAGCGATGGGCAATACTGGCGGTATTTTAGTCTTTGACTTACCGATTAATAATCACCGATATGGCTCCAGTGTTCGTATTTTCAATAATAAAATTTACGATAACAACACCAAGAATTTCGCCAATGCCTCAGCCAATCCGGCTGGGGTACATATCGTGCCACCGGGCACAGGTATGATTATCCTCGCCACCGATGATGTTGAGATCTTTAATAATGAGATCACCAACCACGATACCATGGGCGTAGCAATAACCAGTTTCTTTATCGCTGAGCCAGATATGAATGCATTTGTGGCCAACTATGGCCAAGCGGATCAGCCCATTGAAGATGGCTGGCGACCCACACCAAGAAATATCTACCTGCACGATAACGTGATAACTGGTTACGGTAAGAAGCCAAATGGTTACCTTATCGACGACATTATCAAGGCTTACCTCTTCACTCACGGGGAGTTTCCGGGCGTGCTCTATGATGGTTTAGGAGAGATGTTATCCAATAACGGTACAGCGGCTTATTTGGGCCTACAGGAAATGCCATTCGCCGAAGATGGCAGCGATAATGTGTGCTCAACCAATAACGGTGATGTTTCTTTTGGTCGCCTCTTTGCTAATGACAACACTGATCCCAGCATCCCTGATGTACTTTATGAAACCACACAAGATAACATCATGAAGTGTGCTCAGCTTAGCTTACCTGTCCATACCGTTACATTCGGTGATCAAATATTTGGTTGTGGCGTCGATGACGATGTGGCTGGCTGTGATGGCGGTATCTTAGTGGGTGGTGGCGGCACCATAGGTGAAGGAGAAGGTGGATTAGACGGCGACGGTGATTTAGCCCTATGTGAAACCACTGGCGATCAAGTCAATTGGGATGCTCTGTTAGGCGCTAACTGTCCAAAACTGTCAGACTATAACCTGTTTGCCGACGAATCAAATCCAACCACAGGCGCGAACTCCGGCGGCTTACCCTATGATATGAATACTCAACTATTTACTGATTATTCTAGTAAATACCGTTTTGTGTTTGTTCCTGAAGGTAAAATTGCAAACTACACAGAAAACGAAAGTATGGATTTTCCTGTTGGTACTGTGCTCAGCAAGACCTTCGCTCTGCCAGCCAATACGGATGAACGTGGCATCGACAACGAAGACATGATTGAGACACGTTTGTTGATCCGTCGTGCAACGGGTTGGTCTGCGCTACCTTATGTCTACAATTCTGAGCAATCAGATGCCACCTTAACCAAAGCGGGTGCGATTCAAGGTAAGCAAGTGATCCATAATGGCGAAACACTCGATTTCGATTATGTAGTGCCAAGCATGAATCAATGTAAGCAGTGTCATCAACTTAAAGCGACACCCGACACACCAGCGGTCTTTGTTCCTATCGGGCCCAAAGCTCGACATCTGAATAAAGATTATGCTTACGCTGAAGGTACCATAAACCAGTTAATGAAATGGCAATCTAGCGGCATACTCCAAGGTGTTCCTGATGTCACGACAATCAACACTGTACCATCCTACTCAGATGCTGATGAATTGAACGTAGCAACACTCTCTGATGAGATGCTAATGGATACGGCTAAGGGCTACTTAGATGTCAACTGTGCCCATTGTCATCGCCCAGAAGGCAATGCTTCAAATACAGGTCTTAACTTGGAATACTGGCGTGAATACGGTGATGGATTCGCCCACGGCACCTGTAAATCACCTGTAGCCTATGGGGGGGGGTCACTGGGTTATGATGTGGTCCCAGGATCACCAGAGAGTTCTATTCTTCACTTCAGAATGGATACCAACGCCCCTGGCGATCGTATGCCAGAGATAGGACGTAGCTTAACCCATGGTGAAGGTACCGCGCTTATCCACGAATGGATTAGACGTCTACCTCTAGCCAGCTGTTCAGAGTAA
- a CDS encoding DUF481 domain-containing protein: MSWTPYISTGKTSKYCKVLQSTGIVSVGFTDLSTKTGKLLVKDDKTFIGNDEFDRTKIMTIIAGEQTEANYWSSKISLDANLRSGNTKQVDYSAIANTQRRTTESRYNLDYLGNYSKTEGENNINNHRINTYFDWYLSKHFYLRPVFAEIYTDPIKNIQYKTTLGLGLGYDIIDTSKTQWSISGGPAYTYNKFDNVAVDQKESESSAAMVIETVFDTEVTSDIDFNTLYRLQYGNETSGGYTHHAVAAFSIELTDMFDLDLSFVWDHTNRPQPDSDNIMPKQNDYQFIIGFGIDI; encoded by the coding sequence ATGAGTTGGACACCTTATATATCGACTGGGAAGACATCAAAGTACTGCAAAGTACTGCAAAGTACTGGCATCGTCAGTGTTGGTTTTACCGACTTAAGCACCAAAACAGGTAAATTATTAGTTAAAGACGACAAAACATTTATCGGTAACGATGAGTTTGATCGCACTAAGATCATGACCATCATTGCCGGTGAGCAGACCGAAGCTAACTACTGGTCCAGTAAGATATCTTTAGATGCAAATCTTCGTTCTGGTAATACCAAGCAAGTTGATTACAGCGCCATTGCTAACACTCAACGTCGCACCACAGAGTCTAGATATAACCTTGATTATTTAGGGAACTACTCTAAGACTGAAGGCGAAAACAATATCAATAATCATCGTATTAACACTTACTTTGACTGGTATTTATCAAAACACTTTTATTTGCGACCTGTATTTGCCGAAATCTACACGGATCCGATTAAAAACATTCAATATAAAACCACCCTAGGTTTAGGTTTGGGTTACGACATCATCGATACTTCAAAAACACAATGGAGCATCAGTGGTGGTCCGGCGTACACTTACAATAAGTTTGACAATGTCGCCGTTGATCAAAAAGAGAGTGAAAGCAGTGCGGCAATGGTCATTGAAACCGTATTTGATACAGAGGTAACCAGTGACATCGATTTCAATACCTTATATCGACTTCAATATGGTAATGAGACCTCCGGTGGATACACGCATCATGCCGTTGCTGCTTTTTCAATTGAGTTAACCGATATGTTCGATCTTGACTTGTCATTTGTCTGGGATCATACCAATAGACCACAACCGGATTCAGATAACATCATGCCTAAACAAAATGATTATCAATTTATCATAGGTTTTGGCATCGACATCTAG
- a CDS encoding arylesterase gives MGFAAILTCSQLNAAPILILGDSLSASYGVDEERGWVHLMQGKMPQHEIINGSVSGETTAGGLRRLPALLDSVQPELILVELGGNDGLRGFTPQQLKENLTKIITLAKSQGSQVLLSEIMVPPNYGPRYAKMFNQVYADLAVEHQITLMPFFMTEIATKPEYMQRDGIHPNAFAQNDIAEFVIPWIEKVL, from the coding sequence ATGGGCTTTGCGGCCATTCTAACGTGTTCACAACTGAACGCTGCACCTATATTAATCCTAGGTGATAGCCTAAGTGCAAGTTATGGTGTCGACGAAGAACGAGGTTGGGTACATTTAATGCAGGGAAAAATGCCACAACATGAGATAATTAATGGCTCAGTGAGTGGTGAAACGACAGCCGGAGGATTACGTAGACTCCCCGCCCTGCTTGACTCTGTCCAGCCTGAACTCATTTTAGTCGAGCTAGGAGGAAATGATGGATTGAGAGGTTTTACACCCCAACAACTGAAAGAAAATCTTACAAAAATAATTACTTTAGCTAAGTCTCAAGGGAGTCAGGTTCTCCTTTCTGAGATCATGGTGCCACCAAATTACGGCCCTCGATATGCAAAAATGTTTAATCAAGTCTATGCCGATCTAGCTGTCGAACATCAAATTACCCTGATGCCATTTTTTATGACAGAGATAGCGACCAAACCAGAATATATGCAAAGAGATGGTATTCACCCTAATGCATTCGCCCAAAATGACATCGCAGAGTTTGTCATACCTTGGATTGAAAAGGTGTTGTAG
- a CDS encoding ABC transporter ATP-binding protein: MSEINAITVKGLIKSVATQEGELTILNGINMEVKRGESVAILGPSGSGKSTLLGLLAALDSPTAGEIVLDGETLQHMDEEGKAALRKRKVSFIFQSFMLVDTLNALENVMLPAELAGIDKAKEKAEAMLTRVGLSHRLTHFPNQLSGGEQQRVAIARAFICEPKVLFADEPTGNLDAANSQKVADMLFELNHECDTTLVLVTHDLVLAKRCERQLLMDSGELTEKRDQPERESIEPPVSLHSVEAG; the protein is encoded by the coding sequence ATGTCAGAAATTAATGCAATCACAGTAAAGGGTCTCATAAAGTCAGTGGCCACCCAAGAGGGAGAGCTTACTATCCTCAACGGCATTAATATGGAAGTCAAGCGGGGAGAGAGTGTTGCGATTTTGGGGCCATCAGGCTCAGGCAAGTCCACGTTACTCGGTTTATTGGCAGCGCTAGATTCGCCAACTGCCGGCGAAATAGTGCTCGACGGTGAAACACTACAACATATGGATGAGGAGGGCAAGGCTGCACTGAGAAAGAGAAAAGTGAGTTTTATTTTCCAATCATTTATGTTGGTCGACACCTTAAATGCACTTGAAAACGTCATGTTACCTGCCGAGCTTGCAGGGATAGACAAGGCCAAAGAGAAAGCCGAGGCGATGTTAACGAGGGTGGGGTTAAGTCATCGACTGACTCATTTCCCTAATCAACTCTCAGGCGGGGAGCAGCAAAGGGTGGCAATTGCTCGAGCATTTATTTGTGAGCCTAAGGTATTGTTTGCCGATGAACCTACCGGTAATTTGGATGCAGCCAACAGCCAGAAAGTGGCCGATATGTTGTTTGAGCTTAATCATGAATGTGATACTACCTTAGTGCTTGTGACCCATGACTTAGTGTTAGCCAAACGATGTGAACGTCAGTTGCTGATGGACAGTGGCGAGCTGACCGAAAAGAGGGACCAGCCTGAGCGAGAGAGCATTGAGCCCCCCGTTAGCCTGCATAGTGTGGAGGCTGGGTGA
- a CDS encoding ABC transporter permease → MEVQLAWRLFKRELLQGQLLLIVLAITLAVLSVTGLARVSERLQIAINGQASKFIAADRIINSPVKIDESILTKASELGLSHVSSMQFNSMVFADDKFQLVTVRAVEEGYPLKGKIELNEKDGVSHSGLPKAGYLWFETRLGGLLGYPQELELGNRQFRLSAEIARLPDAGFNPFASSPVVLMRMEDVASTGVIQPGSRVTYLAQFTGDETQLTEFETYAKPLLNSSQRWVDVQSGDSPIADAVKRAERFLLLASLLGIALACAAIGIAAQRYCQRHYDVVAMLKTFGASAKQIRTLFGVHLLLVTFFGVILGLIGGFALDAGITAFLPDEIAAYSPPMMRPILLGLATGFISAFMFSAYPLMRLLSIPPLRVLQRQLEGLQLGMWLHLLLSLSAMALLGYLYSKSLPLTLTVVAGVLLLGLLLSVLGFLMIRAGHSVGMKTTNPLQLALAGLRRRAKQNAIQLVGFSSALVLLLTILALRQDLLSEWQNQLPENAPNYFLVNIAPDESEPLAEFLAQNTVKTTDIYPVIRGRLTEINGEPLISGEQADEGVEGRRGISRELNLTWRDALPENNELIEGAFNINDDDVSVESGVAKRLDIKLGDSLTYVIDNISLTVNVGSIREVHWETLQPNFFMVFTRHSLASFAHTSMASFYLDEGNSEVVLQIIKQFPTVSIIDVGNMIKQLRQIIDQVSLSLTLVLVLVVLASSLVMVAQTEAGMATRQRELAVLRTFGASGWLLRMATGLEFALLGAISGLLAVIVAEFTLYLLKTQVFELNVYMHWEWWGIAPVCGALIVALLGVWRCRQLLSKSCSELLKAPV, encoded by the coding sequence ATGGAAGTACAGTTAGCTTGGCGGCTATTTAAGCGAGAGCTTTTACAAGGACAATTATTACTGATCGTGTTGGCGATAACACTGGCGGTGTTATCTGTCACTGGGTTAGCACGAGTAAGTGAACGATTACAGATTGCGATTAACGGGCAAGCATCTAAATTTATCGCTGCTGATAGAATTATTAACTCGCCAGTGAAAATTGATGAGTCGATTTTGACTAAGGCTTCCGAGTTGGGCTTAAGTCATGTATCGAGTATGCAGTTTAACTCTATGGTATTTGCTGATGATAAGTTTCAATTGGTTACCGTGCGGGCAGTCGAAGAGGGATACCCTCTTAAAGGTAAGATAGAGCTTAATGAGAAAGACGGAGTTAGCCACTCAGGGCTGCCTAAAGCTGGGTATTTATGGTTTGAAACCCGTTTAGGTGGATTATTAGGGTATCCCCAAGAGCTTGAGCTTGGAAATCGACAGTTTAGGCTAAGCGCCGAAATAGCCCGTTTGCCAGATGCGGGTTTTAACCCTTTTGCATCTTCCCCTGTTGTTTTGATGCGGATGGAAGATGTGGCCAGTACCGGTGTTATTCAGCCCGGCAGTCGAGTGACCTATTTGGCGCAATTTACCGGTGATGAAACGCAGTTAACTGAGTTTGAAACCTATGCTAAGCCACTGCTTAATAGCTCTCAGCGCTGGGTCGATGTGCAGTCTGGTGATTCACCGATTGCCGATGCTGTTAAGCGTGCTGAACGTTTTTTGCTATTGGCCAGTCTGCTTGGGATCGCACTCGCCTGTGCTGCGATTGGTATTGCTGCTCAGCGTTACTGTCAACGTCACTATGACGTGGTGGCGATGTTAAAGACGTTTGGCGCCTCTGCTAAACAGATCCGTACATTATTCGGTGTTCACCTACTGTTAGTGACTTTTTTTGGCGTGATATTAGGTTTGATAGGGGGCTTTGCGCTGGATGCGGGCATTACGGCTTTTTTACCGGACGAAATAGCTGCTTACTCACCGCCCATGATGAGACCTATATTGTTGGGTCTTGCAACGGGTTTTATCAGCGCCTTTATGTTTTCAGCTTATCCTCTGATGCGGCTGCTCTCCATTCCCCCTTTACGGGTGTTACAGCGTCAACTTGAAGGTCTGCAGCTTGGTATGTGGCTGCATCTGTTACTCAGTCTTTCTGCTATGGCTCTTTTGGGCTATCTTTATTCCAAAAGCCTACCGTTAACCTTGACTGTGGTTGCTGGCGTTTTGTTACTCGGTCTGTTGCTAAGTGTGTTGGGCTTTTTAATGATCCGCGCAGGGCACAGTGTCGGCATGAAGACCACCAATCCACTGCAGCTGGCTTTGGCTGGTCTGAGACGACGAGCTAAACAGAATGCGATTCAGTTAGTGGGTTTTAGCAGCGCTTTAGTGCTATTACTGACGATTCTTGCTTTGCGACAAGATCTGCTCAGTGAGTGGCAAAATCAGTTACCTGAAAATGCGCCTAATTACTTCTTGGTTAATATCGCACCGGATGAGTCGGAACCATTGGCTGAGTTTCTGGCACAAAATACCGTTAAAACAACGGATATCTATCCGGTTATTCGAGGTCGTCTGACTGAAATCAATGGTGAGCCCTTAATATCTGGCGAACAGGCTGATGAAGGTGTCGAAGGGCGACGTGGGATCTCACGTGAGTTAAACCTCACTTGGCGCGATGCATTACCGGAAAACAACGAGTTGATAGAAGGTGCGTTTAATATCAACGATGATGATGTTTCCGTTGAGTCGGGCGTTGCAAAGCGCTTAGACATTAAGCTGGGAGACTCGCTCACTTATGTCATCGATAACATAAGTTTAACGGTGAATGTAGGTAGTATACGTGAGGTGCACTGGGAGACGCTACAACCTAACTTTTTTATGGTTTTTACTCGGCATTCGCTCGCTTCGTTTGCACATACTTCTATGGCCAGTTTTTATTTGGACGAAGGTAATTCAGAGGTGGTGTTACAGATCATAAAGCAGTTTCCGACGGTATCAATTATAGATGTGGGCAATATGATTAAGCAGCTACGCCAGATAATTGATCAGGTATCACTGTCGCTAACTTTAGTGTTGGTGCTGGTAGTGCTGGCGAGTAGTTTAGTGATGGTAGCTCAGACGGAAGCGGGGATGGCGACAAGACAAAGAGAGCTGGCGGTATTAAGGACCTTCGGCGCTTCAGGTTGGTTACTCAGAATGGCGACCGGTCTTGAGTTTGCGTTACTGGGCGCCATCTCAGGGCTGTTAGCCGTGATAGTGGCCGAGTTTACCCTCTACTTGCTAAAAACTCAGGTGTTTGAGCTTAATGTGTATATGCATTGGGAGTGGTGGGGCATAGCCCCTGTGTGTGGTGCGCTTATTGTCGCGCTATTGGGTGTGTGGCGTTGCCGACAGTTATTGAGTAAATCGTGTAGCGAACTGCTGAAAGCCCCAGTTTAA
- a CDS encoding TIGR01777 family oxidoreductase, producing MKILITGGSGFIGHQVVRALESEHQLCILSRHPAIAREKLGVQHQYRANLDEMSNLDEFDVVINLAGEPIANKRWSDTQKEKICNSRWELTTRLSELTQLSQIPPSVFISASAIGIYGDREEQRVDESLLVPQKKANDNLPFPQIVCQKWEEIALSAASEQTRVCIIRIGLVLGLSGGALPKMLPAFKLGLGGTIASGKQGMSWIHQQDLVDLITFLINHETCSGIFNATAPHPVSNHEFSKALGYALSRPTILPMPGFILNTLLGEMAQLLTQGQYVIPTRSLDAGFTFKHPQLNYALADVLES from the coding sequence ATGAAAATATTAATCACCGGAGGCAGCGGATTCATTGGACATCAAGTTGTCAGGGCATTAGAAAGCGAGCACCAGCTCTGTATACTTTCACGTCACCCGGCTATAGCCAGAGAAAAACTAGGAGTTCAACATCAATACAGAGCCAACTTAGACGAAATGTCAAATCTTGATGAGTTTGATGTTGTTATCAATTTAGCTGGTGAACCTATCGCAAATAAGCGCTGGAGTGATACTCAAAAAGAGAAGATCTGCAATAGTCGTTGGGAACTAACAACCCGTTTATCCGAACTCACTCAACTAAGTCAAATACCTCCCTCAGTCTTCATTAGCGCATCGGCTATCGGTATCTATGGAGATAGAGAGGAGCAGCGTGTCGATGAAAGCCTGTTGGTACCTCAAAAAAAGGCCAACGATAACCTGCCTTTCCCACAAATAGTATGCCAGAAGTGGGAAGAGATTGCCCTAAGCGCCGCATCTGAACAAACCCGTGTCTGCATTATCCGTATTGGTCTGGTACTGGGATTATCTGGTGGTGCATTGCCTAAAATGTTACCCGCATTTAAGCTCGGTCTTGGTGGAACTATCGCCTCAGGTAAACAAGGAATGAGCTGGATACATCAACAAGATTTAGTCGATTTGATCACTTTCCTAATAAACCATGAAACCTGCTCTGGGATTTTTAATGCCACGGCGCCACATCCGGTCAGCAACCACGAGTTTTCCAAAGCCTTGGGCTATGCGCTATCGCGGCCTACTATCCTTCCTATGCCGGGGTTCATTCTCAACACCTTGTTAGGAGAGATGGCGCAACTGTTAACACAAGGCCAGTATGTCATACCAACACGGTCTCTCGACGCAGGGTTTACCTTTAAACACCCCCAATTAAATTATGCTCTTGCTGATGTACTTGAGAGTTAA
- the folX gene encoding dihydroneopterin triphosphate 2'-epimerase — MKPEIAVIRIKNLRLRTFIGIKDDETQNKQDVLINAEIHYCAKKARNSDNMDDALNYRTITKKIIALVEHNRFFLLEHLTGQVLDIASEHDWVDFAQVEIDKPHALRFADSVSMQLSYHKNND, encoded by the coding sequence ATGAAACCAGAAATCGCGGTAATTCGTATTAAAAATCTACGTCTACGTACATTCATCGGCATTAAGGATGATGAAACTCAGAATAAACAAGATGTCTTAATCAATGCAGAGATTCACTATTGTGCTAAGAAAGCACGCAATAGCGACAATATGGATGACGCATTGAATTATCGCACGATAACTAAAAAAATCATTGCATTAGTTGAGCATAACCGATTTTTCTTACTTGAACACCTTACAGGACAAGTGCTAGATATCGCCAGCGAACATGACTGGGTCGACTTTGCACAAGTGGAAATTGATAAGCCTCATGCGCTCAGATTTGCAGATTCGGTCTCAATGCAGCTTAGCTATCATAAGAATAACGATTAA